From the Lolium rigidum isolate FL_2022 chromosome 2, APGP_CSIRO_Lrig_0.1, whole genome shotgun sequence genome, one window contains:
- the LOC124690915 gene encoding protein DETOXIFICATION 35-like, whose product MESAPLLVNKPSSTAQLVDGDWEDDVKDAAAPRSRAEAWEAFVRESERLWLIAAPITFNILCLYGVNSATQLFAGRLGNLQLSAAAVGLSVVSNFSFGFLLGMGSALETLCGQAYGAGHVGALGVYMQRSWIILAVSAALLSPLYVFATPILRVLGQDDAIAAAAGEFTLLILPQMFSLALTFPTQKFLQAQSKVMVLAWISLAALAAHVAMLYLFVSVLGWGLAGAAAAYDVTSWGIAVAQTVYVVRWCDGWGGLSWKAFEGLWAFAKLSLASAVMLCLEIWYMMVLVVLTGHLDDAQIAVGSVSICMNLNGWEAMLFIGLNAAISVRVSNELGSGRPRAAKHAVVAVILQSLVIGLLAMAVILAYRNSFAVLFTADRDMQAAVGKVAYLLAVTMVLNSVQPVISGVAIGGGWQALVAYINLGCYYVFGLPLGFCLGYLLRLGPQGIWAGMLCGTALQTAILLVVIWKTDWEDEAAQANERISAWAGEKIQGGSGDDGDLKEAFRV is encoded by the coding sequence ATGGAGTCCGCGCCGCTGCTGGTGAACAAGCCATCGTCGACCGCGCAACTGGTCGACGGCGACTGGGAGGACGACGTCAAAGACGCGGCGGCGCCGAGGAGCCGCGCGGAGGCGTGGGAGGCGTTCGTGCGCGAGTCGGAGCGGCTGTGGCTCATCGCGGCACCCATCACCTTCAACATCCTCTGCCTCTACGGCGTCAACTCCGCCACGCAGCTCTTCGCCGGCCGCCTCGGCAACCTGcagctctccgccgccgccgtcggcctcTCCGTCGTCTCCAACttctccttcggcttcctccTCGGCATGGGCAGCGCGCTGGAGACGCTGTGCGGGCAGGCGTACGGGGCCGGGCACGTGGGCGCGCTGGGGGTGTACATGCAGCGCTCCTGGATCATCCTCGCCGTCTCCGCCGCGCTGCTCTCCCCGCTCTACGTCTTCGCCACGCCCATCCTGCGCGTTCTCGGCCAGGACGATGCCATCGCGGCCGCCGCGGGGGAGTTCACGCTCCTTATCCTCCCGCAGATGTTCTCGCTCGCGCTCACCTTCCCCACGCAGAAGTTCCTGCAGGCGCAGAGCAAGGTCATGGTGCTCGCCTGGATCAGCCTCGCGGCGCTCGCCGCGCACGTCGCCATGCTGTACCTCTTCGTGTCCGTCCTCGGGTGGGGCCTCGCCGGCGCCGCAGCCGCCTACGACGTGACCTCGTGGGGCATCGCCGTGGCGCAGACGGTGTACGTGGTGCGGTGGTGCGACGGGTGGGGGGGGCTGTCGTGGAAGGCGTTCGAGGGGCTCTGGGCCTTCGCCAAGCTCTCGCTTGCATCCGCCGTCATGCTGTGCCTCGAGATCTGGTACATGAtggtcctcgtcgtcctcaccgGCCACCTCGACGACGCCCAGATCGCCGTCGGCTCGGTCTCCATCTGCATGAACCTCAACGGGTGGGAGGCGATGCTCTTCATCGGCCTGAACGCGGCGATAAGCGTGCGGGTCTCCAACGAGCTGGGCTCCggccgtccccgggcggcgaagcACGCCGTCGTGGCCGTCATTCTGCAGTCCCTCGTCATCGGCCTGCTCGCCATGGCCGTCATCCTCGCGTACCGCAACAGCTTCGCCGTGCTCTTCACCGCCGACCGGGACATGCAGGCAGCGGTGGGCAAGGTAGCCTACCTCCTCGCCGTCACCATGGTGCTCAACAGCGTGCAGCCGGTGATCTCGGGCGTGGCCATCGGCGGCGGGTGGCAGGCGCTGGTGGCGTACATCAACCTGGGCTGCTACTACGTGTTCGGCCTGCCGCTGGGGTTCTGCCTCGGCTACCTCCTCCGGCTGGGGCCGCAGGGGATCTGGGCCGGGATGCTGTGTGGGACGGCGCTGCAGACGGCCATCCTGCTCGTCGTCATCTGGAAGACGGACTGGGAGGACGAGGCGGCGCAGGCGAATGAACGGATCAGCGCGTGGGCTGGCGAGAAGATTCAGGGGGGCAGCGGGGACGACGGTGACCTCAAGGAAGCGTTCCGAGTGTGA